In a single window of the Nodularia spumigena CCY9414 genome:
- a CDS encoding Uma2 family endonuclease, with the protein MVQVLQKPVTFAEFADWKPDGERYELHNGVIVEMSQPTGLHEDIIGFTARKITVEFDRLNLPYSIPKQALVKPPESESGYLPDILLLNRTNLVSEPLWQKQSTVTQAASIPLIVEVVSTNWRDDYLTKLRDYEEIGIPEYWIIDYLGLGGIRYIGSPKQPTISIHLLIDGEYQVTQFRNDERIISSTFPDLNLTAQQIFQAGNI; encoded by the coding sequence AACCAGATGGAGAACGCTATGAACTGCATAATGGAGTAATTGTGGAAATGTCACAACCAACAGGACTACATGAAGATATCATAGGTTTTACAGCTAGAAAAATAACTGTAGAATTTGATAGATTAAATCTTCCTTATTCCATTCCTAAACAAGCATTAGTCAAACCACCTGAAAGCGAATCAGGTTATTTACCAGATATTCTATTATTAAACCGGACTAATTTAGTCAGTGAACCTCTGTGGCAAAAACAATCAACTGTAACTCAAGCTGCTTCTATTCCCTTAATTGTTGAAGTTGTCAGCACTAATTGGCGCGATGACTACTTAACTAAATTACGAGATTATGAAGAGATTGGTATTCCTGAATATTGGATTATTGATTATTTAGGTTTAGGTGGTATTCGTTATATAGGTAGTCCTAAACAACCTACTATATCTATTCATTTGTTGATTGATGGTGAGTATCAAGTAACGCAGTTTAGAAATGATGAAAGGATCATATCATCAACTTTTCCAGATTTGAATTTGACTGCCCAACAGATTTTTCAAGCTGGTAATATTTGA